A single region of the Branchiostoma lanceolatum isolate klBraLanc5 chromosome 1, klBraLanc5.hap2, whole genome shotgun sequence genome encodes:
- the LOC136423872 gene encoding NLR family CARD domain-containing protein 4-like, whose translation MAEGQGVASHSGVRSYFFSIKEKVSSDWKDLAFHLGFEQPDIDNIDGRNRDDKSRCMDLLEEWLKRNGERATIGVLMEALSEANLQSVVDGLRKFKLQEVPVPVGAAGMEPFSLSDVFQKSVKKYYELKLSHFKPLNWNDNFTLSLSNIFTQLELVQTKMEKERKELKSLDDLFNPEVTGLYTAPRCILIEGEAGGGKTTFLSKEALDAISQKTELGRRHDIVLLIRLREVREGDTIEEIVLDQCVSKRKHINLESIEAILETNESCVLFLLDGYDELRPEARAAGQAIPKLLSGKMYPNSTIVITSRPSAGVQQYTRPDCHIHIMGFSHGHVVKYIRQYFTVVGKQELTKTLAVQVKDNNLLNTLIYTPIFLMFVCVLWEEDQKMVSSGTMTGLYDNLLTCLVRKYCKREGVDMPTEGLPTEIAESLLQFGKFALEALLRNETLIDLTEVNREKVNWKLLLKLGVVSLEVSSSKIHPREQLNFSHKTMQEFLAGQYVSHALLNQDIEEFIQLTSVNKALELSNLLQFTCGCDSRAAQAVMEELSNLSKKEFSHLRPDDFQEVKYMKPHLPVKPEIKRSLETYRRFLILCLDLLNERKEPDVLQAVSRALPVIIMDRYRHRKQHAALKYYLENIQSTHLPDRMILELSYVNRSEALQYLEQMFTSPIPDLRLDLRLNLVPFHSPDETARLVSVLKNVPGLRALYLFNTFLTPSSLQPLVQGFSHMSLLEELHLSHNFGLGDAGMEVLQVGLSSVPHLAVLRLGGDMLRPGVGMTAVGMSSLAPYMRCLVGLRELDISRNKIGDAGLESLIAVLPIFTAMQVLVLERIGISLTGMRTLVPALCQLTRLIKLDISGNAIGDPGLECLAAILHHLTAMKVLVLSNTGICDRGISFLVKSLPHLVQLQVLSVSHNNIGDSGIVSLVQTLCQPSSLDMEQNPPGDKSLTTAPHYNNTLQELNIGWNSGVTGAGLGRVAQLISALPALTSLNMSGRLYTPAHLSDTAAMALAEALPRLPALERLDLRHISMEPAGFQAVVQAAEEHTTLESLLYSRHGVPEEADTTAICLKLI comes from the exons ATGGCTGAAGGACAAGGTGTAGCAAGTCACTCAG GTGTTCGTAGCTACTTCTTTTCCATCAAGGAAAAGGTGAGCTCAGACTGGAAGGACCTGGCCTTCCATCTTGGGTTTGAACAACCCGACATCGACAACATCGATGGGAGAAACCGAGATGACAAGTCTCGCTGTATGGACCTGTTGGAGGAATGGCTCAAGCGTAACGGAGAGAGAGCCACCATAGGGGTCCTGATGGAGGCTCTGTCTGAGGCAAACCTGCAGAGTGTTGTGGACGGTCTAAGGAAGTTCAAACTTCAAG AAGTTCCAGTTCCAGTTGGAGCTGCAGGAATGGAGCCTTTTTCATTGTCAG ATGTGTTCCAGAAGTCTGTGAAGAAGTACTATGAGTTGAAACTGTCTCACTTTAAGCCTCTGAACTGGAATGACAACTTCACACTTAGCCTTAGTAATATCTTCACCCAGTTAGAGTTGGTACAAACTaaaatggaaaaagaaagaaaagaactgAAGTCATTAGATGACCTGTTTAACCCAGAAGTCACAGGACTGTATACAGCACCAAGGTGCATTCTGATTGAGGGTGAAGCCGGAGGGGGGAAGACAACGTTTCTGTCCAAAGAAGCCCTAGATGCCATCTCACAGAAAACAGAGCTGGGCAGACGGCACGACATCGTCCTGTTGATCCGACTCCGGGAGGTGAGAGAGGGGGACACCATAGAGGAAATTGTGCTGGACCAGTGTGTATCCAAAAGAAAACACATCAATTTAGAGTCCATTGAAGCAATCCTAGAGACAAATGAGTCCTGTGTGCTCTTCCTCCTAGATGGGTATGATGAGCTGCGGCCTGAGGCCAGGGCAGCCGGGCAGGCCATTCCCAAACTGCTGTCTGGCAAGATGTACCCCAACAGTACGATTGTGATCACCTCCCGACCCTCAGCAGGAGTGCAGCAGTACACCCGGCCAGATTGTCACATACACATCATGGGTTTCTCCCATGGACATGTGGTGAAATACATCAGGCAGTATTTCACTGTTGTTGGGAAGCAAGAACTGACAAAAACACTTGCTGTACAAGTCAAAGATAACAACCTTTTGAACACTTTAATCTACACACCAATTTTTCtgatgtttgtctgtgtgcttTGGGAGGAGGACCAAAAGATGGTGTCTTCTGGAACAATGACGGGGCTGTACGACAACCTGCTGACATGTCTGGTTAGAAAGTACTGTAAGCGGGAAGGAGTGGACATGCCAACAGAAGGGCTGCCTACAGAGATTGCTGAGTCATTATTGCAGTTTGGCAAGTTTGCGCTAGAGGCACTGCTGAGGAATGAGACCCTGATTGATCTTACAGAAGTGaatagggagaaggttaactggAAATTGCTGTTAAAGCTGGGTGTGGTCTCCTTGGAGGTTTCGTCCTCCAAAATACATCCAAGGGAACAGCTAAACTTTTCCCACAAGACCATGCAAGAGTTCCTGGCCGGACAATATGTTTCTCATGCTCTGTTGAACCAAGACATTGAAGAGTTTATTCAGCTCACCTCTGTAAACAAGGCGCTTGAACTCAGTAACCTGCTTCAGTTCACGTGTGGCTGTGACTCACGGGCAGCACAAGCTGTGATGGAGGAACTGAGCAATCTTAGTAAGAAGGAGTTTTCACATTTACGACCAGATGACTTTCAGGAAGTCAAGTACATGAAGCCCCACCTTCCTGTAAAGCCAGAGATTAAAAGATCACTTGAAACTTACAGGAGGTTCTTGATTCTCTGCCTGGATCTTctgaatgaaagaaaagagCCGGACGTACTGCAGGCTGTGAGCAGAGCCCTGCCAGTTATCATCATGGACCGCTATAGACACAGGAAACAACATGCTGCTCTGAAGTATTACTTGGAAAACATCCAGTCTACACATCTCCCTGATAGAATGATACTAGAGTTGTCCTATGTTAATAGGTCAGAAGCTCTTCAGTACCTGGAACAGATGTTCACCTCCCCCATTCCCGACCTGCGGTTGGACCTGAGACTGAACCTTGTACCATTTCACTCACCTGATGAGACAGCCAGGCTGGTTTCAGTTCTGAAGAATGTTCCTGGTCTGAGGGCactgtatctgttcaacacATTCCTAACACCATCATCACTCCAGCCACTTGTGCAGGGGTTCAGCCACATGTCTCTGTTAGAGGAGCTGCATCTTTCTCACAACTTTGGCCTTGGTGATGCTGGGATGGAAGTTCTACAGGTTGGGCTGTCCAGTGTTCCACACCTGGCTGTACTCCGTCTTGGAGGGGATATGTTGAGACCAGGAGTTGGCATGACAGCTGTGGGCATGTCATCCCTGGCTCCCTACATGCGCTGCCTAGTGGGACTGAGAGAACTGGATATAAGCCGTAATAAGATCGGTGACGCTGGGCTGGAGTCTCTCATTGCCGTCCTCCCCATCTTCACTGCCATGCAGGTGTTGGTCCTAGAGCGGATCGGTATCAGCCTCACAGGCATGCGCACACTGGTCCCTGCACTGTGTCAGCTAACCAGACTCATCAAACTGGACATTAGTGGTAATGCCATAGGAGACCCTGGGCTGGAATGCCTGGCTGCTATCCTCCACCACCTCACAGCCATGAAGGTGTTGGTTCTCAGTAACACAGGTATCTGTGACAGGGGAATATCATTCCTGGTCAAAAGTCTGCCTCACCTGGTGCAATTACAGGTGTTGAGTGTGAGCCACAATAACATAGGGGACTCAGGGATTGTCTCACTAGTGCAAACACTCTGCCAGCCCAGCAGTTTGGACATGGAACAAAACCCACCTGGTGACAAGAGTCTGACCACAGCCCCTCACTATAACAACACACTACAGGAGCTGAACATCGGGTGGAATAGTGGAGTAACAGGAGCCGGACTGGGGAGGGTCGCACAGCTCATCAGCGCACTGCCGGCACTGACCAGCCTGAACATGTCTGGTCGCCTGTACACACCTGCACACCTGTCTGACACCGCTGCCATGGCTCTGGCCGAGGCTCTACCCAGACTCCCTGCCCTGGAGCGGCTGGACCTGCGGCACATCTCCATGGAGCCTGCAGGGTTCCAGGCTGTGGTGCAGGCTGCTGAGGAACACACAACACTGGAGTCGCTATT
- the LOC136426936 gene encoding uncharacterized protein: MMTQDRADWHAMWRNCEHDGVKQMRKFYGTRPYFLPPMVESQDSNWVFVSKGQNIKHFVPLPFEEHSVVWLAQVKGSVLYRLEPDPICETTCKPIDVTLKAGDTLVVPQDLWTVQLKNSKDFEPAVVVAATGTWD; encoded by the exons ATGATGACACAGGACAGGGCCGACTGGCACGCTATGTG GAGGAACTGCGAGCATGACGGGGTGAAGCAGATGCGGAAGTTTTACGGGACGCGGCCATACTTCCTGCCCCCCATGGTCGAGTCTCAGGACTCCAACTGGGTCTTCGTGTCGAAGGGACAGAACATCAAACACTTCGTGCCG CTGCCATTTGAGGAGCACTCGGTGGTGTGGCTGGCGCAGGTGAAGGGCAGCGTCTTGTACCGGCTGGAACCGGATCCCATCTGCGAAACCACCTGCAAACCCATTGACGTCACGCTCAAAGCaggagatacat TGGTCGTGCCCCAGGACCTGTGGACTGTCCAGCTCAAGAACAGCAAGGACTTCGAACCCGCCGTGGTCGTCGCCGCAAcaggcacctgggattag
- the LOC136423860 gene encoding NLR family CARD domain-containing protein 4-like: protein MAERQGAAGHSGETLGLRKYFYHIKEKVSSDWKDLAFHLGFEQPDIDNIDGRNRDDKSRCMDLLEEWLKRNGEKATIEVLMEALSEANLQSVVDGLRKFKLQEVPLPVPVGAEGTESSLTDVFQKSVKKYYELKLTHLKPLIWNDNFTLTLSDIFTQLELIQTKMGKQRKELKSLDDLLNPNVTGLSTAPRCILIEGEAGGGKTTFLSKEALDAVSQKTELGRRHNIVLLIRLREVREGGTIEEMVWDQCVDETTEGIDKRSIREILQRNKSRVLFLLDGYDELRPEANAAGQAIPKLLSGKLYPNSMIVITSRPSAGVQQHTQPNCHIHITGFSKERVEKYVRQYFTVVGKHELTKALAVQVKDNNLLSTLIYTPIFLMFVCILWEEDQEMVSTGTMTGLYDNLLTCLVRKYCKREGVDMPTEGLPAEVAESLLQLGKLALEALLRNETLLDLTEVKREKVDWELLLKLGVVSLEVSSSKSDPRKQLNFSHKTMQEFLAGRYVAHALCPQDIVELLQLTSISKALELSNLLQFTCGCDSQAAQAVMEELSNFSKKEFSHLRPDDFQNKPHLHVRSEIKRSVKANKRFILLCLDLLNERKEPDVLQAVSRALPVIIMDLYGLRKQHAALKYYLENIQSTHLPDRMILELSYSSEALQYLEQSFTSPSPGLRLDLRLPLVKFGSPGQTARLVSVLKNVPGLRALDMSHAGLTPSSLQPLVQGFSHMSLLEELDLSFNRALGDAGMEVLKLGLSSVPHLAVLRLCYVRMTAVGMSSLAPYMRHLVGLRELYISGNFKIGDTGLESLTAILPIFTDMQVLVLVQIGISPTGMRTLAPALRQLTRLIKLDISVNAIGDPGLECLAAILHHLTAMKVLVLSETGISDRGISSLIKALPHLVQLQVLDVGSNNIGDSGIVSLVQTLCQPSSLDMEQNPPGDKSLTTAPHYNNTLQELHIGWNRGVTGAGLGRVAQLISTLPALARLDMSGYWDISDSAHWHTPIYMSDNAAMSGYWRTPTYIHLPDTAAMALAEALPRLPALEWLDLLYISMEPAGFQAVVQAAEEHTTLESLLYSRHGVPEEADTTAICLKLI, encoded by the exons ATGGCTGAGAGACAAGGTGCAGCTGGTCACTCAGGTGAAACTTTAG GCCTTCGTAAGTATTTCTATCACATCAAGGAAAAGGTGAGCTCAGACTGGAAGGACCTGGCCTTCCATCTTGGGTTTGAACAACCCGACATCGACAACATCGATGGGAGAAACCGAGATGACAAGTCTCGCTGTATGGACCTGTTGGAGGAATGGCTCAAGCGTAACGGAGAGAAAGCCACCATAGAGGTCCTGATGGAGGCTCTGTCTGAGGCAAACCTGCAGAGTGTTGTGGACGGTCTAAGGAAGTTCAAACTTCAAG AAGTGCCCCTTCCAGTTCCAGTTGGAGCTGAAGGAACAGAGTCTTCATTGACAG ATGTGTTCCAGAAGTCAGTGAAGAAGTACTATGAGTTGAAACTGACTCACTTAAAGCCTCTGATCTGGAATGACAACTTCACACTTACACTCAGTGATATCTTCACTCAGTTAGAGTTGATACAAACTAAAAtgggaaaacaaaggaaagaaCTGAAGTCATTAGACGACTTGCTCAATCCAAATGTCACAGGACTGTCCACAGCACCAAGGTGCATTCTGATTGAGGGTGAAGCCGGAGGGGGGAAGACAACGTTTCTGTCCAAAGAAGCCCTAGATGCCGTCTCACAGAAAACAGAGCTGGGCAGACGGCACAACATCGTCCTGTTGATCCGACTCCGGGAGGTGAGAGAGGGGGGGACCATAGAGGAGATGGTGTGGGACCAGTGTGTTGATGAAACAACTGAAGGTATTGATAAACGGTCCATCAGAGAAATCCTACAAAGGAACAAGTCTCGTGTGCTCTTCCTCCTAGATGGGTATGATGAGCTGCGGCCTGAGGCCAATGCAGCCGGGCAGGCCATTCCCAAACTGCTGTCTGGCAAGTTGTATCCCAACAGCATGATTGTGATCACCTCCCGACCCTCAGCAGGAGTGCAGCAGCACACACAGCCAAACTGTCATATACACATAACTGGTTTCTCTAAAGAACGTGTGGAGAAATACGTCAGGCAGTATTTCACTGTTGTTGGGAAGCATGAACTGACAAAGGCACTTGCTGTACAAGTCAAAGATAACAACCTTTTGAGCACTTTAATCTACACACCAATTTTCCTTATGTTTGTCTGTATACTTTGGGAGGAGGACCAAGAGATGGTGTCTACTGGAACAATGACAGGGCTGTACGACAACCTGCTGACATGTCTGGTTAGAAAGTACTGTAAGCGGGAAGGAGTGGACATGCCAACAGAAGGGCTGCCTGCAGAGGTTGCTGAGTCCTTACTGCAGCTCGGCAAGCTTGCGCTAGAGGCACTGCTGAGGAATGAGACCCTGCTTGACCTTACAGAAGTAAAAAGGGAGAAGGTTGATTGGGAGCTGCTGTTAAAGCTTGGTGTGGTCTCCTTGGAGGTTTCTTCCTCAAAATCAGATCCTAGGAAACAGCTGAACTTTTCCCACAAGACCATGCAAGAGTTCCTGGCCGGACGATATGTTGCCCATGCTCTGTGTCCCCAAGACATTGTAGAGCTGCTACAGCTCACCTCCATTAGCAAGGCGCTTGAACTCAGTAACCTGCTTCAGTTCACGTGTGGCTGTGACTCACAGGCAGCACAAGCTGTGATGGAGGAACTGAGCAATTTTAGTAAGAAGGAGTTTTCACATTTACGACCAGATGACTTTCAGAATAAGCCCCACCTACATGTTAGGTCAGAGATAAAAAGATCAGTTAAAGCTAACAAGAGGTTCATTTTGCTCTGCCTGGATCTTctgaatgaaagaaaagagCCGGACGTACTGCAGGCTGTCAGCAGAGCCCTGCCAGTTATCATCATGGACCTTTATGGActcaggaaacagcacgctgctCTGAAGTATTACTTGGAAAACATACAGTCTACACATCTCCCTGACAGAATGATACTGGAGTTGTCTTATAGTTCAGAAGCTCTTCAGTACCTTGAACAGAGTTTCACTTCCCCCAGTCCCGGCCTGCGGTTAGACCTGAGACTGCCCCTTGTAAAATTTGGTTCACCTGGTCAAACAGCCAGGCTGGTTTCAGTTCTGAAGAATGTTCCTGGTCTGAGGGCACTGGATATGTCACACGCAGGGCTAACACCATCATCACTCCAGCCACTTGTGCAGGGGTTCAGCCACATGTCTCTGTTAGAGGAGCTGGATCTTTCTTTCAACCGTGCCCTTGGTGATGCTGGGATGGAAGTTCTGAAACTTGGGCTGTCCAGTGTTCCACACCTGGCTGTACTCCGTCTTTGCTATGTAAGAATGACAGCTGTGGGCATGTCATCCCTGGCTCCCTACATGCGCCACCTAGTGGGACTGAGAGAACTGTATATAAGTGGTAATTTTAAGATTGGTGACACTGGGCTGGAATCTCTCACCGCCATCCTCCCCATCTTCACTGACATGCAGGTGTTGGTCCTGGTGCAGATCGGTATCAGCCCCACAGGCATGCGCACACTGGCCCCTGCACTGCGTCAGCTAACCAGACTGATCAAACTGGACATAAGTGTTAATGCCATAGGAGACCCTGGGCTGGAATGCCTGGCTGCTATCCTCCACCACCTCACAGCCATGAAGGTGTTGGTTCTCAGTGAGACAGGTATCAGTGACAGGGGAATATCATCCCTGATCAAAGCTCTGCCTCACCTGGTGCAATTACAGGTGTTGGATGTGGGCAGCAATAACATAGGGGACTCAGGGATTGTCTCACTGGTGCAAACACTCTGCCAGCCCAGCAGTTTGGACATGGAACAAAACCCACCTGGTGACAAGAGTCTAACCACAGCCCCTCACTATAACAACACACTACAGGAGCTGCACATCGGGTGGAATAGGGGAGTAACAGGAGCCGGACTGGGGAGGGTCGCACAGCTCATCAGCACACTGCCGGCACTGGCCAGGCTGGACATGTCTGGTTACTGGGACATATCAGATTCTGCACACTGGCACACACCTATATATATGTCTGACAACGCTGCCATGTCTGGTTACTGGCGCACACCTACATATATACACCTGCCTGACACCGCTGCCATGGCTCTGGCTGAGGCTCTACCCAGACTCCCTGCCCTGGAGTGGCTGGACCTGCTGTACATCTCCATGGAGCCTGCAGGGTTCCAGGCTGTGGTGCAGGCTGCTGAGGAACACACAACACTGGAGTCGCTATT GTACTCTAGGCATGGAGTTCCTGAGGAAGCGGACACCACAGCCATCTGCCTGAAGCTGATCTGA
- the LOC136426948 gene encoding NLR family CARD domain-containing protein 4-like, translating into MAEGQGATGLSGETADTTSEPDAAKPGSSPIPGSRTPPVERKSRFAGLGRFFRPWTWRRKKESGKFTQASTGVRKYFYYIKEKVSSDWKDLAFHLGFEQPDIDNIDGRNRDDKSRCMDLLEEWLKHNGERATIEVLMEALSEANLQSVVDSLRKEFPEVSSPVPAEDSGTSKSGMRLFILSIPDVFQKSVKKYYELKLSRFKPLIWNDNFTLTLNDIFTQLELVPTKEKQLKISEKVEMSESRGEQRKELKSLDDLFNSDVTGLSTAPRCILIEGEAGGGKTTFLSKEALDAVSQKTELGIRNDIVLLIRLREVREGETIEEMVWDQCVPKTTEGIDVQSIRAILQRNESCVLFLLDGYDELRPEARAAKQAIPELMDGKMYPNSMIVITSRPSAGVQQYTRPDCHIHIMGFSHRHVKKYIRHYFTVVGKQELTKALAVQVKDNSLLNTLISTPIFLMFVCVLWEDDQKMVSTGTMTGLYNNLLTCLVRKYCKREGVDMPTEGLPAEVTESLLQLGKFALEALLRNETLLDLTEVKREKVDWELLLKLGVVSLEVSSSKSDPRKQLNFSHKTMQEFLAGRYVSHALINQDIVELLQLTSISKALELSNLLQFTCGCDSRAAQAVIKELSNLSKKEFSHLRPDDFQKTSHLTVRPEIKRSVYIETYKMFLILCLDLLNERKEPDVLQAVSRALPVIIMYLRTNRKQHAALKYYLENIQSSHLPDRMILELPYGDSSEALQCLEQSFTSPIPGLRLDLRLGFVRFGSPGQTDRLVLVLKNVPILRALDLSFTELTPSSLQPLVQGFSHMSLLEELDLSWNDDLGDAGMEVLQVGLSSVPHLAVLRLRYVGMTAVGMSSLAPYMWHLVGLRELDISYNEIGNTGLESLTAILPIFTAMQVLVLCNIGISPTGMRTLVPALCQLTRLIKLDISDNAIGDPGLECLAAILHHLTAMKVLVLKETGISDRGISSLIKALPHLVQLQVLDVRLNIIGDSGIVSLVQTLCQPSSLDMEQNPPGDKSLTTAPHCNNTLQELNINGNRGVTGAGLGRVAQLISALPALTRLDMSGSLFTPAHLSDTVATALAEALPRLPALERLDLNYISMEPAGFQAVVQAAEEHPTLEWLEYSRPLVPEGADTTAICLKLTNF; encoded by the exons ACACCACATCAGAACCAGATGCAGCGAAGCCTGGCTCGAGCCCCATACCGGGCTCCCGGACACCTCCAGTGGAGAGGAAGAGCAGGTTCGCCGGGCTCGGACGCTTCTTCAGACCCTGGACATGGCGGCGGAAGAAGGAGAGCGGAAAGTTCACCCAAGCATCAACAG GTGTTCGTAAGTACTTCTACTACATCAAGGAAAAGGTGAGCTCAGACTGGAAGGACCTGGCCTTCCATCTTGGGTTTGAACAACCCGACATCGACAACATCGATGGGAGAAACCGAGATGACAAGTCTCGCTGTATGGACCTGTTGGAGGAATGGCTCAAGCATAACGGAGAGAGAGCCACCATAGAGGTCCTGATGGAGGCTCTGTCTGAGGCAAACCTGCAGAGTGTTGTGGATAGTCTAAGAAAGGAGTTTCCTG AAGTGTCCTCTCCAGTTCCCGCTGAAGATTCAGGAACTTCTAAGTCAGGTATGAGACTATT CATCCTTTCTATTCCAGATGTGTTCCAGAAGTCTGTAAAGAAGTACTATGAGTTGAAATTATCTCGCTTTAAGCCTCTGATCTGGAATGACAATTTCACACTCACCCTCAATGATATCTTCACCCAGTTAGAATTGGTAccaacaaaggaaaaacaactcAAAATATCTGAAAAAGTTGAAATGTCAGAATCCAGAGgagaacaaagaaaagaacTGAAGTCACTAGACGACTTATTCAACTCAGATGTCACAGGACTGTCCACAGCACCAAGGTGTATTCTGATTGAGGGTGAAGCCGGAGGGGGGAAGACAACGTTTCTGTCCAAAGAAGCCCTAGATGCCGTCTCACAGAAAACAGAGCTGGGCATACGAAATGACATCGTCCTGTTGATCCGACTCCGGGAGGTGAGAGAGGGAGAGACCATAGAGGAGATGGTGTGGGACCAGTGTGTTCCTAAAACAACTGAAGGTATTGATGTACAATCCATCAGAGCAATCCTACAGAGGAACGAGTCCTGTGTGCTCTTCCTCCTAGATGGGTATGATGAGCTGCGGCCCGAGGCCAGGGCAGCCAAGCAAGCTATTCCTGAACTCATGGATGGTAAAATGTACCCCAACAGCATGATTGTGATCACCTCCCGACCCTCAGCAGGAGTGCAGCAGTACACCCGGCCAGACTGTCACATACACATCATGGGCTTCTCCCATagacatgtgaagaaatacatcAGGCACTATTTCACTGTTGTTGGGAAGCAAGAACTGACAAAAGCACTTGCTGTACAAGTCAAAGATAACAGCCTTTTGAACACTTTAATCTCCACACCAATTTTCCtgatgtttgtctgtgtgctgTGGGAAGATGACCAAAAGATGGTGTCTACTGGAACAATGACAGGGCTGTACAACAACCTGCTGACATGTCTGGTTAGAAAGTACTGTAAGCGGGAAGGAGTGGACATGCCAACAGAAGGGCTGCCTGCAGAGGTTACTGAGTCATTACTGCAGCTTGGCAAGTTTGCGCTAGAGGCACTGCTGAGGAATGAGACCCTGCTTGACCTTACAGAAGTAAAGAGGGAGAAGGTTGATTGGGAGTTGCTGCTAAAGCTGGGTGTGGTCTCCTTGGAGGTTTCTTCCTCAAAATCAGATCCTAGGAAACAGCTGAACTTTTCCCACAAGACCATGCAAGAGTTCCTGGCCGGACGATATGTTTCTCATGCTTTGATAAACCAAGACATTGTAGAGCTGCTGCAGCTCACCTCCATAAGCAAGGCGCTTGAACTCAGTAACCTGCTTCAGTTCACGTGTGGCTGTGACTCACGGGCAGCTCAAGCTGTGATAAAAGAACTGAGCAATCTTAGTAAGAAGGAGTTTTCACATTTGCGACCAGATGACTTTCAGAAGACTTCCCACCTAACTGTAAGGCCGGAGATAAAAAGATCAGTATATATTGAAACTTACAAGATGTTCTTGATTCTCTGCCTGGATCTTctgaatgaaagaaaagagCCGGACGTACTGCAGGCTGTGAGCAGAGCCCTGCCAGTTATCATCATGTACCTCCGCACAAACAGGAAACAACATGCTGCTCTGAAGTATTACTTGGAAAACATCCAGTCATCACATCTCCCTGATAGAATGATACTAGAGTTGCCTTATGGTGATAGTTCAGAAGCTCTTCAGTGCCTGGAACAGAGTTTCACGTCCCCCATTCCCGGTCTGCGGTTAGACCTGAGACTGGGCTTTGTAAGATTTGGTTCACCtggtcagacagacaggctgGTTTTAGTTCTGAAGAATGTTCCTATTCTGAGGGCGCTGGATCTGTCATTCACAGAACTAACACCATCATCACTCCAGCCACTTGTGCAGGGGTTCAGCCACATGTCTCTGTTAGAGGAGCTGGATCTTTCTTGGAACGATGACCTTGGTGATGCTGGGATGGAAGTCCTACAGGTTGGACTGTCCAGTGTTCCACACCTGGCTGTACTCCGTCTTAGGTATGTAGGCATGACAGCTGTGGGCATGTCATCCCTGGCTCCCTATATGTGGCACCTAGTGGGACTGAGAGAACTGGATATAAGCTATAATGAGATTGGTAACACTGGGCTGGAGTCTCTCACCGCCATCCTCCCCATCTTCACTGCCATGCAGGTGTTGGTCCTGTGTAACATTGGTATCAGCCCTACAGGCATGCGCACACTGGTCCCTGCACTGTGTCAGCTAACCAGACTCATCAAACTGGACATTAGTGATAATGCCATAGGAGACCCCGGGCTGGAATGCCTGGCTGCTATCCTCCACCACCTCACAGCCATGAAGGTGTTGGTTCTCAAGGAAACAGGTATCAGTGACAGGGGAATATCATCCCTGATCAAAGCTCTGCCTCACCTGGTGCAATTACAGGTGTTGGATGTGAGACTCAATATCATAGGGGACTCAGGGATTGTCTCACTGGTGCAAACACTCTGCCAGCCCAGCAGTTTGGATATGGAACAAAACCCACCTGGTGACAAGAGTCTGACCACAGCCCCTCACTGTAACAACACACTACAGGAGCTGAACATCAATGGGAATAGGGGAGTAACAGGAGCTGGACTGGGGAGAGTCGCACAGCTCATCAGCGCACTGCCGGCACTGACCAGGCTGGACATGTCTGGTTCCCTGTTCACACCTGCACACCTGTCAGACACCGTTGCCACGGCTCTGGCCGAGGCTCTACCCAGACTCCCTGCCCTGGAGCGGCTGGACCTGAATTACATCTCCATGGAGCCTGCAGGGTTCCAGGCTGTGGTGCAGGCTGCTGAGGAACACCCAACACTGGAATGGCTGGA GTACTCTAGGCCTCTAGTTCCTGAGGGAGCGGACACCACAGCCATCTGCCTGAAGCTGACCAACTTCTGA